The proteins below are encoded in one region of Mangifera indica cultivar Alphonso chromosome 7, CATAS_Mindica_2.1, whole genome shotgun sequence:
- the LOC123220213 gene encoding auxin-responsive protein IAA14-like gives MEVSLKMANMLSVQRDLNLKETELCLGLPGGGKTEPETPKATGKRGFFETVDLKLHLQSKEAVDLNKNVKNIVSPKEKKLLPSCTKDPAKPPAKTQVVGWPPVRSYRKNIMAQKNPSEENEKASGSSAAFVKVCMDGAPYLRKVDLKMYKSYQELSDALAKMFSSFTMGNYGSQGMIDFMNESKLMDLLNSSEYVPTYEDKDGDWMLVGDVPWEMFVDSCKRLRIMKGSEAIGLAPRAMEKCKKQNLN, from the exons ATGGAAGTTAGCCTGAAAATGGCAAACATGCTTAGCGTACAGCGTGATTTGAACCTGAAAGAGACTGAACTCTGTCTGGGATTGCCTGGTGGTGGCAAAACTGAACCTGAAACACCCAAGGCCACTGGAAAAAGAGGTTTCTTTGAGACTGTTGATTTGAAACTTCATCTTCAGTCTAAAGAAGCCGTGGATCTGAACAAGAATGTCAAAAATATTGTTTCTCCAAAAGAGAAGAAACTCCTCCCATCTTGCACCAAGGATCCAGCCAAACCACCTGCAAA AACTCAGGTTGTGGGTTGGCCACCAGTTCGATCTTATCGCAAGAATATAATGGCCCAGAAAAACCCAAGTGAGGAAAATGAGAAGGCGAGCGGCAGCAGTGCAGCGTTTGTGAAGGTTTGCATGGATGGAGCTCCATATCTTCGTAAGGTGGACTTGAAGATGTACAAGAGCTACCAAGAGCTCTCTGATGCATTGGCCAAGATGTTCAGCTCCTTCACCATGG GTAATTATGGAAGCCAAGGGATGATAGATTTCATGAATGAAAGCAAGCTGATGGATCTCCTGAACAGCTCTGAGTATGTGCCAACCTATGAAGATAAGGATGGCGACTGGATGCTCGTGGGCGATGTTCCATGGGA GATGTTTGTTGACTCATGCAAGCGCCTGCGCATAATGAAAGGATCTGAAGCCATTGGGCTAG CTCCAAGAGCAATGGAGAAGTGCAAGAAGCAGAACCTGAATTAA
- the LOC123221347 gene encoding phospholipase A1-Igamma2, chloroplastic-like: MATPLPKIISPYNRYRHEAFPFKYPIRTPITATKFSFPVLKRRQDKELTSIKGGVSSMNNGYVVSELEREKEKADDEEIIIGKEDMRKLADTWLEIHGLDNWEGMLDPLDPLLRSELIRYGEMAQACYDAFDSETFSKYCGSCKYRPTKFFECLGLMQHGYEVASYIHASCEINLPDLFQRSICPEAWSQTANWIGYVAVSNDKMSAHLGRRDITIAWRGTLTRLEWIEDFMYFLRPISLKKIPCPDPRVRVESGFLDLYTNKNKSCQLCKRSAREQILAEVKRLIQQYKDENLSITITGHSLGSALAILSAYDIAETGIDVMDSGKVVPTCVFSFSGPRVGNIRFKERLEELGVKILRVVNIHDKVPQAPGIFFNEHIPLALRKLGEMSLWLYSHVGVELALDHKDSPFLKETSDLGCFHNLEAHLHLLDGYHGKGQKFVLTSRRDIALVNKASDFLKKQFLIPPKWQQSENKGLARNQEGYWVQPERPNPRDHL; encoded by the exons ATGGCTACCCCTCTACCCAAGATAATCTCACCCTACAACAGATACAGGCATGAGGCCTTCCCATTCAAatatcccatcagaactccaaTTACagcaacaaaattttcatttccagTGCTAAAAAGAAGACAAGACAAAGAACTAACATCTATAAAAGGTGGAGTTTCGTCTATGAATAATGGTTATGTGGTTTCAGAGcttgaaagagagaaagagaaagcaGATGATGAAGAAATTATCATAGGTAAAGAAGACATGAGGAAGCTAGCAGACACTTGGTTAGAAATTCATGGTCTGGATAATTGGGAAGGCATGCTTGACCCTTTGGATCCCCTCCTGCGATCTGAACTAATAAGATATGGAGAAATGGCTCAAGCTTGTTATGACGCATTTGATTCTGAAACATTCTCCAAGTACTGTGGCAGTTGCAAATATAGGCCTACCAAGTTTTTTGAGTGTCTTGGTCTCATGCAACATGGGTATGAAGTAGCCTCTTACATCCATGCTTCATGTGAAATCAATCTCCCAGACCTTTTCCAGAGATCAATATGTCCTGAAGCATGGAGTCAAACAGCAAATTGGATTGGCTATGTTGCAGtatcaaatgataaaatgtCAGCACATCTTGGACGGAGGGATATAACCATTGCTTGGAGGGGCACACTGACAAGGCTGGAGTGGATTGAAGACTTTATGTACTTTCTAAGGCCAATTTCATTGAAGAAGATCCCTTGTCCAGATCCAAGGGTCAGAGTCGAGTCCGGGTTCCTTGATCTCTACACAAACAAGAATAAAAGTTGCCAGTTGTGCAAACGCTCAGCAAGAGAACAAATTTTAGCAGAAGTCAAGCGATTAATACAGCAATACAAGGATGAGAATTTGAGCATAACAATCACAGGTCACAGTCTAGGAAGCGCACTAGCAATACTGAGTGCATATGACATAGCAGAGACTGGGATAGATGTCATGGACAGTGGGAAGGTTGTACCTACATGTGTCTTCTCATTCTCAGGACCAAGAGTCGGGAATATCAGGTTTAAGGAACGGCTTGAAGAACTTGGGGTGAAAATATTGAGAGTGGTGAACATTCATGACAAGGTACCACAGGCACCTGGGATATTTTTCAATGAGCACATACCACTGGCACTTCGAAAACTAGGCGAAATGTCTCTGTGGCTTTACTCGCATGTTGGGGTGGAGCTTGCTCTGGATCACAAGGACTCCCCCTTCCTGAAAGAGACAAGTGATTTGGGATGCTTCCATAATTTGGAAGCTCATCTACATCTACTTGATGG ATATCACGGGAAGGGCCAAAAATTTGTGCTTACCAGCAGAAGGGATATTGCATTAGTGAACAAAGCAAGTGACTTCTTGAAGAAGCAATTCTTGATCCCACCGAAATGGCAGCAAAGTGAGAACAAAGGACTGGCGAGAAACCAAGAAGGCTACTGGGTGCAGCCTGAACGGCCAAATCCCAGGGATCATTTATAA